TAGGCTGCTCCATTGCCAATGAACTCCATGAACCCCATGAAACCTGCCCTGCCCCCTGCGCCACACGGGTGAGTGTGGGCTCCTCTGCCCACCCCTCAGGCCCTGGGATTGGGGGTGTCATTTCTGGACCCAGGCCTCAGCAGCCTCTCTCCCTGCAGTGATGGTTCATTCGCATATGAGTCTGTGCCTTGGCAACAAAGCGCCACTCAGCCGGCTGGATCGCTGTCCGTGGTCACTACTGTGTGGGGAGTTGGCAACGCGACACAGAGCCAGGTAAGCACCCACTGGGGCCCCATCCCCGAGCAGACAGAGCCTCCCAGCGCTTGGCAGTGCTTAGTGCCTCCTCAGAGCTCTGAGAGACGAAGAGGCTGAGAGGTGAGgacagagaggctgaggcatgacatgAGAATGGGGCCTCCTGAGTCTCCTAAGTCTTTGGACACTGGTTCTCTTTCCACGCCTGGTGTGGGATTTTCTTCTCCTGTCTTCACCTAGCCTTCACAAAATGCCCCAACCTACCTGTGGACAGCTGCTTTCCCTGCTTCCCGTGCTATACCCCATCCCCTCCACCGCTCCCCCAATCCGCTTGCCAGGCCTCTTGGTTTCTAGCACTTTGGAACTGCTGCATGAAACACATTGTTTGGCTGGTTCCCTTTGGTGATTCCTGCTTCCTCATAGGTTTTGGGGAACCCTATGGGCCCTGCAGGGAGTCCCTCTGGCGGCTCCATGATGCCTGGTGTGGCAGGGGGCAGCTCCGCCTTGACCTCCCCACAGTGCCTGGGACAGCAGGCGTTTGCTGAAGGCAGCGCCAACAAGGGCTACGTGCAGCAAGGCGTGTACAGCCGCGGGGGCTACCCTGGGGCCCCCGGCTTCACCACTGGGTAAGCAGGTCCCCTCACCTGGCAGGTATGCTAGGAGCCATCAACTTGGCAGGCACCTCAGAACTGTGGCGCTGATCAGCTGGACGTTCCCTCTCTGCTTCCTGCCAGCTCCGACAGCTGTAGTGGAGGGTCTAGAAAGAATGGGCTCCCCCTGAGTGCTGCATGCCTCTGGGCTAAGCAAGGTCCTGGCCCTCATGAGCCCACACAGAGAGTGTGGCAATCCTGTGTCTCCTGCAGGTATGCAGGCGGCCCCGGGGGCCTGGGCCTCCCCTCACATGCTGCAAGACCCTCCACTGACTTCACACAAGCGGCAGCTGCTGCGGCTGTGGCTGCTGCAGCAGCCACTGCCAccgccacagccacagccaccgTGGCTGCTCTCCAAGAGAAGCAGAGCCAGGAGCTGAGCCAGTATGGAGCGGTGAGTCCCCCTCGGCAGCTCCTCCCACGTGGCAGCCAGCCTGAGGGCCTGGGAGGAGGTACTCAGCCAGACAGTGGGCTCCAGGGACAAGCACGGAATATGCCAGGGCTCACGAGGCCAGTAAAAGAGAGATGTGAGGAAAGGAGTGAGGGTCTGAGGGGAGAGGTTTTTGGGGTGTCCTGTGAAAGGGTATGGTGCCcacatgggtgggtgggtgggtggtatGCCTATCTTTTGGAACCCTTTGTGTGTGGGACCTGgaccattctttttttctcttcctagaTGGGGGCCGGACAGTCTTTTAACAGCCAGTTTCTGCAGCATGGAGGTCCCCGGGGGCCTGGTGTCCCCACTGGCATGAACCCTACTGGCATGGGAGGGGTGATGGGCCCCTCTGGCCTCTCCCCCATGGCTATGAACCCCACCCGGGCAGCAGGAATGACGCCCTTGTATGCAGGGCAGCGCCTGCCCCAACATGGGTATCCTgggcctccccaggcccagccactgccCCGACAGGGGGTCAAGAGAACCTACTCTGAGGTGAGTATCCAGGTCACCTAGTTTGGGACCTTGGGTACCAACTCCCTCACCCAGGCACTCTTTAGAGCTGTGGTAAAGAGCAGgcttctggctgggcgtggtggctcatgcctatagtccctgcactttgggagaccaaggagagtgaatcccttgagctcaggagtttgagaccagcctgggcaacatggcgaaaccctgcctctacaaaaattagcctagtgtggtggcatgtacctgtagtcacagctccttgggaggcagaggtgggaggattgcctgaacccagaaagttgagggtgcagtgagctgtgattgctcccctgcacttcaggctgggcaacaggagtgagaccttgtttaaaaataaaaaataaaaaaaaaaaagagcaaaagccAGGCcttgtggcttacgcctgtaatcccagcactttgggaggctgaggcaggtgaatcacttgaggtcaggagttcgagaccagcctggccagtgtggtaaaacccccatctctactaataatacaaaaaattagctgggcatgatggcatgcacctgtaatcccagctacttgggaggctgaggcaggagaattgctcaaacccgggaggtggaggctgcagtgagccaagattgcaccactgcacttcagcctgggcgacagagtgagactgtctcaaattaaaaaaacaaaaacaaaaacaaaaaaaaaaaacagacttctGCATGTGAGAACTGCCTGTGCCTGACAGTGTCACGGCAGGATCTTCAAGGGGACCAGGAAATCTCCATTCCCCCAACCCTGCCACACATGAGACTCTGCTTTCCTTCTGGAACCAGCTCCCCTGATGCCTCTTTTCTCCCCTCGGGCATTTTGCCTCTTGTTCAGGTGTATCCAGGGCAGCAGTATCTGCAAGGAGGCCAGTACGCACCCAGCACCGCCCAGTTTGCGCCCAGCCCTGGGcagccccctgccccctccccttcctACCCTGGGCACAGGCTGCCCCTGCAGCAGGGCATGAGCCAGTCCCTGTCTGTGCCCGGCCCCACGGGACTGCACTACAAGGTAGGGCAGGCTCCTCTAGGCCCTGTGCCGGGCTCCATGCTGAGTGCTGTGGGACAGGGGACCTTGGAGCAGTCCTGTCCTCAAGAGTGACAGGGTGGCTAAAGGGGCCAGCAGGGTGTGTAGGTCCATGTGTGCTCATGGACCACAGCTCTACAGGAGATGGgagatggggggtgggggggtccTGACCAGTGTAGGAGCAGCTCCCGGGGTTTGGGATCCACTTCCGAAAGGACCCTTTACAATATTAATATATCTCAGGGGTATCCAATGCAGGGAGCAGCAGGCAGGCACCCAAGACATTTGAATGTCCTTTATGGAAAAGTGTCCTCATTCcttctgcttgctgcagagaaaTCCAGTGAGAGGATGTGCCCTCGCTGCTGGCCACGCACCCTTTCTGGGTGCATGGGCAGAGTGCACCTCCCTGGGAGCCTGGGTGCGCCGGGTGGTGCAGCtggggggaggagaggaggagggctTAGTGTGCCTTTATCTTTTCAGCCCCTCCGACCTGTTTGATCATTTTCCTCTGTGGCTATGATTGCTTTAAGTAGTGTTACTTGTAgattatttggaaaaatacaaGAGAGTGTAAAGAAGACCATGTGTGGTGGGCTTCTAGGGTCAGGTCCAGGGGCCCCAGCTAGAGCCCCAGGTGCATGCAGTTTTCTCTCCTGCAGCCCACAGAGCAGTTCAACGGGCAGGGCGCCAGCTTCAACGGGGGCAGCGTCAGCTACAGCCAGCCTGGCCTGAGTGGGGTAGGGGGCCTGGCTGGGCGGATGGGCCGGGAGGCTCACAGGGTGGGCATATGGAGAGAGGGCGACCAGGCAGGCACCCCTGGGGCTGCCTCCTGTCCACCTCTGTTACCATGGTTTCCAGTGGGTGCTCCATGAACAGACTCCACTCCCATCCACCCTGGCATTCTGCCTTGACTGTTTGTGCTCAACCCTACAGCCTACCCGTTCCATCCCGGGCTATCCCAGTTCCCCACTGCCAGGGAACCCCACGCCACCCATGACCCCAAGCAGCAGCGTCCCTTACATGTCACCAAGCCAAGAGGTCAAGTCTCCCTTCCTGCCTGATCTCAAGCCCAACCTCAACTCCTTGCACTCATCGCCCTCTGGTAAGTCTGTCCACTCTTGGGACAATGGGGTGACGAGGCCAGGGTGGGTATGGGGGAATCACAGGACTCCAGAGAGTCCTGTAGGATCTTGGGGGACAGGGGGTGGCTGCCATATCCCTAAgaaaagggctgggtgcggtggctcacacttgtaatcccagcaccttgggaggctgagcacaagagttcagggttacagtgagtatgatcttgccactgcacttcaacctgggtgacaaagcaagaccctgtctttaaaaaaaaaaaaagccaaggatTCCATCTTCTTAAAGACAAGTCGCTTAGTGCCAAGCCTTCacctttttgttctctttgtgGGTTTCTTTGCAAAGGAGGCTGTGGCTCTTCTCTCTAGAAAAATACCCCTGTGCACAAAATGTTGTATATAATTTCAGGGGATTTATGAACCCCCCGAAGCCCATTCCAGGGAGACCACAGCAGCAGAAGTTGGGGTCGTAGAACTCTAAACGGAGCTGTAGGGCAATTGCAGGTGGCCctcacacaccttggcctcctagtCTCTCTGAAAGCACTGGAAACAGCTTCTGTCTGGATTGGGGACATGTTCCCCTATTATGGTTTAGGGGACTTTGGGCTGGGCTGCCGAGGCAGGAGACAAAAGAGAACATCACGACCAAATGCCCAGGCCTCAGGAGAGATGCTGCCCATGGCCCCAGCCCCAGGGCACCACTCAGGCCTGCCAAGCAGTGCCTGACAGGAGGGGCTCCCTTCGCCAAGGTCCCCGTGGGGAAGGTGACTGGGAAGCCGCTGCCCTCCTTGAGTGGCACAAGATGCTCGGGCTGGGGCAGCCCAGCTCACAGCCAGTGGCCTCTGCTTCCAGGAAGTGGGCCTTGTGACGAGTTGCGGCTGACCTTCCCTGTGCGCGATGGGGTGGTCCTGGAGCCCTTCCGCCTGCAGCACAACCTGGCTGTGAGCAACCACGTCTTCCAGCTGCGAGACTCAGTCTACAAGACCCTGATGCTGAGGTGAGCTCCGCCTGGCCCCCACCTGACCCCCACGTGGCTCTGTTCCTCCTCCCACACTCTCAGGGCCCGTTTTCTGGGTGTCCACCCATCTTCCTAAGCAGGCCTGACCTGGAGTTGCAGTTCAAGTGCTACCACCACGAGGACCGGCAGATGAACACCAACTGGCCAGCCTCGGTGCAGGTCAGCGTCAATGCCACGCCGCTCACCATCGAGCGCGGCGACAACAAGACCTCACACAAGCCACTCTACCTGAAGCACGTGTGTCAGCCAGGCCGCAACACCATCCAGATCACCGTCACCGCCTGCTGCTGCGTGCGTGTCCTGCGGTGCCGTGGGGGCGGTGCCATGGGGTGGGGCGGGGTGTGGGCGGGGCCTGGCCCAGCGGCGCAGTGGGAGCAGAGCCAGGACCTGGGCGGGCCGCCGCCTCCTGCTGTTTTGCTGCCTGCTGCTTGCTGCCTGCTGTAGCATGTGTGCCCCCTTGGGGGATGGAGAGCAGGCCATGGGGGctttattatttcagaaaaatgcGTTGCTTCTCCTTGTTACTGCcttgtatttccattttaatctGTCATCCTTGCCCTTTAGGAAAGCGATTCAGTAATACACCCTAGCTGTTTTCCAGTTAGAATAAATTGACTAGATTTGATGGTCACATTAATTATGTAAGAGAAACCAGGCTGTGCAGAAAGCTCATGGAGCTCGGAGTCCCCAGCTGATCAAGCATTACCAGTTCTAGCAAGCATCAGGGTCACCCTTGGGCTAGAGGAGAAAGGCACGGCTTATGAGTGCACTAGTCAGCCTGGGCATGAGGGCCTTGGGGACGGGGTGGCCACACACCGCAAATTTATGGGATGTGGCAGATGTCAACACAGACCCAGCATCTGTGACTGTGGATGTGCGAGCAGGGGGGACGTTCAAGGGGACTTGAGTTGATTCTCTTGATGGAGAGGTGGTGACTGGGTGATAATTAGACAGGCAGGATGCCCAGCACAGCTGCAGAGATGGGTACAAGTGGGCAGGGTGCTGAGGCCAGGAAAGGCAGCTGGATGGGGCCAAGCCACTGAGGAATGTTGCTGGCTgaccctccacccccagcccaccCTGCCCTCAGCCTTGTCCCTCCCCCACCTGGCAGCCCCTGACACACACTCCCCTGCACACCCTTTACCTGGCCAGGGTGGCCCCTGGCCCAATTCTCCCCAACGACACCAACAACATCCTCCCGTTGTTTTGCAGTCCCACCTCTTCGTGCTGCAGCTAGTGCACCGCCCGTCCGTCCGCTCAGTGCTGCAGGGCCTCCTCAAAAAGCGCCTCCTGCCTGCCGAGCACTGCATCACCAAGAGTGAGTGGCCCCTACCCCTCAGCTGCCAGGCAGCCATCCGCACTCTATGTGGTCCATGCCCAAGCCAAACAATCCTCCTTGCGGGCACCTCCTCATGCCACACCAGGTCATCTCCTTGGACAGGTGGCTCTGCAGTAGGGGCAGTGGGTAGCTCCAGGTGGCCCCTCAGTTGTCAGTGGGTCAGTGAGTGGGTCCCTGCCTAGTTGGTATCCCCATTCACACCTCCCCATCTTGAGGACCCTTTACTCAAGTCCATTACCTTGTTGATGTCAGTAAAGCGGAACTTCAGCAGTGGCACCATCCCTGGCACCCCTGGGCCCAACGGAGAGGACGGGGTGGAGCAGACAGCTATCAAGGTGTCCCTGAAGTGCCCCATCACCTTCCGCAGGATCCAGCTCCCCGCCCGAGGTCATGACTGTCGCCACATACAGGTAGGTGGTTACTGCAGAACCTTGGCGGAATTTGTTGCTGCTAAAATATCTTGAGTCAATACATCAGTGTCATTCTCTGGACAGACATGAACTCCTAGTGCCTTGGCTGTCAGGCTGACAGGACAGGCCTCCCCCGTCAAGGAGGCAGGTGGGCCTGGCTCCCCCAAGACTAGgctattttttcttccaaatataattatcattttaCTAACTTTTTTACTGCCTGCTTCATTATGGGTtcaagtttttttatttatttatttattttatttattttttttttttgagatgtactcccactctgtcgcccaggctggagtgcggtggcgcgatccctgctcactgcaagctccgcctcccaggtccacgccattctcctgcctcagcctcctgagtagctgggactacaggcacctgccaccacgcctggttaattttttgtatttttttttagtagagacgggggccACCACGCtcggttaattttttatatttttttttagtagagacggggtttcaccatcttagccaggatggtcttgatctcctgacctcatgatccacctgcctcagcctcccaaagtgctgggattacaggcgggagccactgcatccagccaagaGTTCACGTTTTGAAAGGCATAAGGTTGCAGGGTCCAGTCTTCCTGCCCTACCCGCAAGGGTGACTATCGTTAGCGTGTCTGTCTTTGCAGAAATACTGTGGGTATGGACAAATAGACGCACAGCGCACTGTCTCTGTAGTTACGTAGTGGTCCCTATCGcacaaactgctctgtgctgtcatttttcttcttgtaatACCATGttctgaggccaggtgcggtgactcatgcctgtaatcccagcactttgggaggccaaggcgggtggatcacgaggtaaggagttcgagaccagcctggccagcatggtgaaaccctgtctctactaaaaatgtaaaaattagctggggcatggtggtgtgtgcctgtaatcccagctactcaggagggtgaggtaggagaatcgcttgaacccgggaggcagagcactccagcctgggcgacagagcgagactctgtttcaaaacaaaacaaaacaaacaaaaacaccatgTTCTGGAAGTGGGTCCTAGTCAGCACAGCTGCCCGATTCTTGCTTTGGCCACATGGCATTCCAGTCCCAGTGAGAGCTGTTTGGGCTGTTCCCAACCTTGATCCATTAGAATGATGGTGCAGGGAAAACCTGGTAAATGAAGTATCTCAGATATGCATGTAAATAAGTCACACATTCCTGAAAATGGATTGCAGAGTGACCAGGTCTTCCCTGTCCTGCCCACAATGAGAAACTGattttctccccatctctctctagTGCTTTGACCTGGAGTCGTACCTGCAGCTCAACTGTGAGCGGgggacttggaggtgtcctgtgTGCAAGTGAGTCTCAGATGCAATGTGTGATGGGGGAGGGGCTGGTGCTTTTAGAGGCTTTCATGGGTGAAACCTCCAGTGGCATCATCAAAGACACAAGCCTGGTGGGAGAAGTCGCCGCATGGACTGGGATTGTGCAGCTCAGTGCAGAGAGCTCGTATAGGGTGGCCTTATGCAGGGTCATCTCATGCAGTCATCTTGTGCAGAGTCACTTCATACAGGGTCACCACACGCACAGGATCACCTCTTATTATCACCTCACACGAGGGTCAGTCATACAGGGTCACCTTGTACTGTCACCTCACACAGGGTCAGCTCACACAGAGTTACCTTGTTCAGTTGCCTCACATAGGATTGCCTCATCCTGGGTCACAGCTGACAGGGCTGAGAAATGACAGGGCCTGTGCCCAGGACAAGGTTGTGTAAGGTCTCTAAGCTGTGtccctttttttccccacagcaAGACAGCTTTGCTGGAGGGCCTGGAGGTGGACCAGTACATGCTGGGCATCCTGATTTACATTCAGAAGTAAGCATCCTTTTCCTGTGATCCCTGCATCTGTGGCCACTGGAGGGCAGCCCCAGGACGTGTAGGGGGATGTCCCTTGCCAAGTGCAGCCTTCCAGCCTCTTTCCAGCATGGAGCAGGCTGCATTCCAGGCCAGAGACAGCGTGTGTGTCCTACCTGAGTGTTGGTGCTGGTCCCAGCGTCCTGCTGGGCGTGGAAGGTGCTGGGTGGCAGCAAGCATTTGAGGCGGGGAAACTGCCTGAAAACTTagcccagggctgggaggggcagTGGGTACCGGGTCAGCAGCAGGCCAGGAGGTAACCATTCCCCACATGTCCCTGCCCAGCTCTGACTATGAGGAGATCACCATCGACCCCACATGCAGCTGGAAGCCAGTGCCCGTGAAGCCTGACATGCACATCAAGGAGGAGCCGGACGGGCCGGCACTGAAGCGCTGCCGCACCGTGAGCCCCGCCCACGTGCTCATGCCCAGCGTGATGGAGATGATCGCCGCCCTGGGCCCCGGCGCTGCCCCCTTTGCCCCCCTGCAGCCCCCCTCAGTCCCTGCCCCCAGCGACTACCCTGGCCAGGGTAAGTACAGCAGGCCAGCCTTGAACCTCAGATGACCCTGGGCATATGGCCCCTCTCCCCAGATCAGTCTCCTCACCTGCAAGAATGTGGCTATGCAGGCTGCACACCTAGGTTATCAGTGTTTCCACACAAAACATGCCATGGGGCACCTCCCGCTCCTCCCATCTCAGGGACGTGGCGGTGAAGGCATAGTCTCGGCTATGGTCCTAGGAAACAGACAGTGGGGCTTCCACCCTTCCTTCCCCCTGTTTGGAGTAAGGGGCTCTTGGCTGGAACACCTCCACAGACTGGCCCCATCTGGGGCCCCACTCTGGGACCCACCTCACACGCGTGGTGCGTGCGTTTGTGGCTGCTCCCATTCCTATAACCTCCGAGACCTTCACTCCTAGGAATGTCCCAAGGCCAATTCCCTTGGCAGCAATGAGAAGAAATGCCCTTTTCCAAATAGCGACTTCTGCAAAACCCGCTGTTGTTTGTGGGTGAGCACTGCAAGTCCCACCCATGCCACAGCAAGCCTCCCTCCTGGCCCCTCTGCCAGCGGTAGCCTTCCCCAGCCCTCACCCAGGCCCCAACTCTCCTCTTGCAGGTTCCAGCTTCCTGGGGCCTGGAACTTTCCCTGAGTCCTTCccgcccaccacgcccagcacccCAACCCTTGCTGAGTTCACCCCGGGGCCACCCCCCATCTCCTACCAGTCTGACATTCCCAGCAGCCTCCTGACTCCAGAGAAGTCTACCGCCTGCCTACCAGGCCAGGTCAGTGCCATGCCGAGAGGCCAAGGGGGCCTGTCTCCCCAGGGAAGCCCCTGAGCTGTTTTAACAAGTTCTTCTCTGTGTTTTCAGATGGCACCAGCAGGTCACCTGGACCCCACTCACAATCCTGGGACACCAGGACTACACACCTCCAACCTTGGGGCCCCTCCGGGTCCCCAGCTGCACCATTCAAACCCTCCCTCAGCGTCCCGGCAGTCCTTGGGCCAAGCGAGCTTAGGGCCCACGGGTGAACTGGCCTTCAGTCCTGCCACAGGCGTGATGGGGCCCCCCAGCATGTCTGGAGCTGGGGAGGCCCCGGAACCAGCTCTGGACGTGAGTACCAGGCCCCATGCCAGGGAGTGCGTGGGAGCCAGGGCTAGAGGTGGTGTGTCTGTTGTCCCTGGGTTCCGAGTGTGTTGTGGAAGGGAAGACAGTGACCCCTCAGAGAGCCGGTCAGATGAGATCAACTAAATGCAGCTTTTGTTCACGAGTCAGATACCTGGAGTAGCTGTGGGTGGGATGCGATGTACCACATTTGTGTTCATGAGGGGCCTGGATGCCATACGGGCGACGCAGAGTCCTCAGAGGAGACTGTGCTGGAAGCTGACAGCACGGTCCTTTGAGTCAGATTTCATCTGTCCATTTGCTCAGTAGCCCTGGGCCTTGACTCACAGGTAGAATGGGAGTGCACACTCAGTACATGGAAGACAGGACTGACTGTCCCTGGACCATAATAGAAACTCATTGAAGTTCAACATGAAAAAAGTTAGGAAGAACAGCTCCAAGCAGAAAATCCTAGGGGCATGGAATTCCACCACCAGCATTCACCTTGGGGAATCACGGTGGGGATCCCCACGCAGGCCGGTGCACAGATAATGTGTGGAGTGGCTGTGCTCCCTCACATCCCGTTTCCTGGTGGTATTGAACAGCATGTTGCGAGCTGTTCTGGCCTCAGCAGCCTTGCAGGGAGGTCCCGGGGGTGGCGTGTGCCTCCTTGAGCACATGCAGGCCTATAGTGGGGCCCCGCACCCAgcctgtgtgtggggaggggctgCTCAGCATCCCCACTGCACCTGGATGGGATGTGGTGACAGGATGGTCACTCAGGTGTGGCCAGTGACCAAAGCTGCTAACATAGTTCACTTTGTCCTCAGCTGCTCCCAGAACTGACCAGCCCTGATGAGCTACTGTCCTACTTGGGACCGCCCGACCTCCCCACAAACAACAATGACGACCTGCTCTCTCTGTTTGAGAACAACTGATCCTGTGTTTACCCCAGGCCCGGCGGGGACACGCTCACAGATGTCACCACAGCCCTGCCCTTCATGCCCAGCCCCCTGAGACACCCGGTGGTCTCTCCCAAACCTCCCCCAAAACACACCTGGAGCCAGAGCCTTCTGCCGCCAGCCCTGTGCTCGATTGGAGGGGCTCCCAGCCCGGCAGCCCTCGCCACCTCCCTCTACCAAGCCTGCTGCTGCAGAACGGTTTTTGCTGAGGTGCCCCTGCCCAGCCCTCTCCAGCCTTGTCCACGCACACCTCACACCCCTGGTCTCACAGCCTCACACCTTGTCCTTCCACCCCTGCCTGCCCCCGCCCAGCCTGCTTCTTGTCCAGCATTGATCCTTCTGTTTCAACAACTCCTCCACTGGGAAGAGCTGGGCATCTGGCGGGGCTGGCTCTGTCCCCTGCGCCTTTGGCTCCAGTGGTCCCTGTGCCTGGCAGTCCAGCTCTTGGAACCTCGCTGAATGGCAGCCTCTTGGGGGCCTGGAGCTCTGGCAGCCCAGCCGTGTGTCGTGTCGggttcctctccccaccccagcttcAGGCAGAATCCTCGGGGTGGGGGAGCTACAAAGCACAACAATGTACATAGTGTAGAAACACTAACAGCTGGGAAAGGGGAGCCAGCTGTCCAGCCAGCATGTTCCTGTTGTACAGCCCGGTCTCCCTGTGCACTCTGCTCCTTCCCATGTGCAGACAGATCAGGGAGGAACCTCCAGTGGGTGGGGGACA
The nucleotide sequence above comes from Macaca nemestrina isolate mMacNem1 chromosome 4, mMacNem.hap1, whole genome shotgun sequence. Encoded proteins:
- the LOC105494219 gene encoding zinc finger MIZ domain-containing protein 2 isoform X3 yields the protein MNSMNPMKPALPPAPHGLSPCSDGSFAYESVPWQQSATQPAGSLSVVTTVWGVGNATQSQVLGNPMGPAGSPSGGSMMPGVAGGSSALTSPQCLGQQAFAEGSANKGYVQQGVYSRGGYPGAPGFTTGYAGGPGGLGLPSHAARPSTDFTQAAAAAAVAAAAATATATATATVAALQEKQSQELSQYGAMGAGQSFNSQFLQHGGPRGPGVPTGMNPTGMGGVMGPSGLSPMAMNPTRAAGMTPLYAGQRLPQHGYPGPPQAQPLPRQGVKRTYSEVYPGQQYLQGGQYAPSTAQFAPSPGQPPAPSPSYPGHRLPLQQGMSQSLSVPGPTGLHYKPTRSIPGYPSSPLPGNPTPPMTPSSSVPYMSPSQEVKSPFLPDLKPNLNSLHSSPSGSGPCDELRLTFPVRDGVVLEPFRLQHNLAVSNHVFQLRDSVYKTLMLRPDLELQFKCYHHEDRQMNTNWPASVQVSVNATPLTIERGDNKTSHKPLYLKHVCQPGRNTIQITVTACCCSHLFVLQLVHRPSVRSVLQGLLKKRLLPAEHCITKIKRNFSSGTIPGTPGPNGEDGVEQTAIKVSLKCPITFRRIQLPARGHDCRHIQCFDLESYLQLNCERGTWRCPVCNKTALLEGLEVDQYMLGILIYIQNSDYEEITIDPTCSWKPVPVKPDMHIKEEPDGPALKRCRTVSPAHVLMPSVMEMIAALGPGAAPFAPLQPPSVPAPSDYPGQGSSFLGPGTFPESFPPTTPSTPTLAEFTPGPPPISYQSDIPSSLLTPEKSTACLPGQMAPAGHLDPTHNPGTPGLHTSNLGAPPGPQLHHSNPPSASRQSLGQASLGPTGELAFSPATGVMGPPSMSGAGEAPEPALDLLPELTSPDELLSYLGPPDLPTNNNDDLLSLFENN
- the LOC105494219 gene encoding zinc finger MIZ domain-containing protein 2 isoform X7 is translated as MNSMNPMKPALPPAPHGLSPCSDGSFAYESVPWQQSATQPAGSLSVVTTVWGVGNATQSQVLGNPMGPAGSPSGGSMMPGVAGGSSALTSPQCLGQQAFAEGSANKGYVQQGVYSRGGYPGAPGFTTGYAGGPGGLGLPSHAARPSTDFTQAAAAAAVAAAAATATATATATVAALQEKQSQELSQYGAMGAGQSFNSQFLQHGGPRGPGVPTGMNPTGMGGVMGPSGLSPMAMNPTRAAGMTPLYAGQRLPQHGYPGPPQAQPLPRQGVKRTYSEPTRSIPGYPSSPLPGNPTPPMTPSSSVPYMSPSQEVKSPFLPDLKPNLNSLHSSPSGSGPCDELRLTFPVRDGVVLEPFRLQHNLAVSNHVFQLRDSVYKTLMLRPDLELQFKCYHHEDRQMNTNWPASVQVSVNATPLTIERGDNKTSHKPLYLKHVCQPGRNTIQITVTACCCSHLFVLQLVHRPSVRSVLQGLLKKRLLPAEHCITKIKRNFSSGTIPGTPGPNGEDGVEQTAIKVSLKCPITFRRIQLPARGHDCRHIQCFDLESYLQLNCERGTWRCPVCNKTALLEGLEVDQYMLGILIYIQNSDYEEITIDPTCSWKPVPVKPDMHIKEEPDGPALKRCRTVSPAHVLMPSVMEMIAALGPGAAPFAPLQPPSVPAPSDYPGQGSSFLGPGTFPESFPPTTPSTPTLAEFTPGPPPISYQSDIPSSLLTPEKSTACLPGQMAPAGHLDPTHNPGTPGLHTSNLGAPPGPQLHHSNPPSASRQSLGQASLGPTGELAFSPATGVMGPPSMSGAGEAPEPALDLLPELTSPDELLSYLGPPDLPTNNNDDLLSLFENN
- the LOC105494219 gene encoding zinc finger MIZ domain-containing protein 2 isoform X4, with translation MHMHERRGGGSIVPSERAAARWRGWRRPRGGGRRGGRAERMERRGPGAATARGRARPGGVMVHSHMSLCLGNKAPLSRLDRCPWSLLCGELATRHRARYAGGPGGLGLPSHAARPSTDFTQAAAAAAVAAAAATATATATATVAALQEKQSQELSQYGAMGAGQSFNSQFLQHGGPRGPGVPTGMNPTGMGGVMGPSGLSPMAMNPTRAAGMTPLYAGQRLPQHGYPGPPQAQPLPRQGVKRTYSEVYPGQQYLQGGQYAPSTAQFAPSPGQPPAPSPSYPGHRLPLQQGMSQSLSVPGPTGLHYKPTEQFNGQGASFNGGSVSYSQPGLSGPTRSIPGYPSSPLPGNPTPPMTPSSSVPYMSPSQEVKSPFLPDLKPNLNSLHSSPSGSGPCDELRLTFPVRDGVVLEPFRLQHNLAVSNHVFQLRDSVYKTLMLRPDLELQFKCYHHEDRQMNTNWPASVQVSVNATPLTIERGDNKTSHKPLYLKHVCQPGRNTIQITVTACCCSHLFVLQLVHRPSVRSVLQGLLKKRLLPAEHCITKIKRNFSSGTIPGTPGPNGEDGVEQTAIKVSLKCPITFRRIQLPARGHDCRHIQCFDLESYLQLNCERGTWRCPVCNKTALLEGLEVDQYMLGILIYIQNSDYEEITIDPTCSWKPVPVKPDMHIKEEPDGPALKRCRTVSPAHVLMPSVMEMIAALGPGAAPFAPLQPPSVPAPSDYPGQGSSFLGPGTFPESFPPTTPSTPTLAEFTPGPPPISYQSDIPSSLLTPEKSTACLPGQMAPAGHLDPTHNPGTPGLHTSNLGAPPGPQLHHSNPPSASRQSLGQASLGPTGELAFSPATGVMGPPSMSGAGEAPEPALDLLPELTSPDELLSYLGPPDLPTNNNDDLLSLFENN
- the LOC105494219 gene encoding zinc finger MIZ domain-containing protein 2 isoform X8 gives rise to the protein MVHSHMSLCLGNKAPLSRLDRCPWSLLCGELATRHRARYAGGPGGLGLPSHAARPSTDFTQAAAAAAVAAAAATATATATATVAALQEKQSQELSQYGAMGAGQSFNSQFLQHGGPRGPGVPTGMNPTGMGGVMGPSGLSPMAMNPTRAAGMTPLYAGQRLPQHGYPGPPQAQPLPRQGVKRTYSEVYPGQQYLQGGQYAPSTAQFAPSPGQPPAPSPSYPGHRLPLQQGMSQSLSVPGPTGLHYKPTEQFNGQGASFNGGSVSYSQPGLSGPTRSIPGYPSSPLPGNPTPPMTPSSSVPYMSPSQEVKSPFLPDLKPNLNSLHSSPSGSGPCDELRLTFPVRDGVVLEPFRLQHNLAVSNHVFQLRDSVYKTLMLRPDLELQFKCYHHEDRQMNTNWPASVQVSVNATPLTIERGDNKTSHKPLYLKHVCQPGRNTIQITVTACCCSHLFVLQLVHRPSVRSVLQGLLKKRLLPAEHCITKIKRNFSSGTIPGTPGPNGEDGVEQTAIKVSLKCPITFRRIQLPARGHDCRHIQCFDLESYLQLNCERGTWRCPVCNKTALLEGLEVDQYMLGILIYIQNSDYEEITIDPTCSWKPVPVKPDMHIKEEPDGPALKRCRTVSPAHVLMPSVMEMIAALGPGAAPFAPLQPPSVPAPSDYPGQGSSFLGPGTFPESFPPTTPSTPTLAEFTPGPPPISYQSDIPSSLLTPEKSTACLPGQMAPAGHLDPTHNPGTPGLHTSNLGAPPGPQLHHSNPPSASRQSLGQASLGPTGELAFSPATGVMGPPSMSGAGEAPEPALDLLPELTSPDELLSYLGPPDLPTNNNDDLLSLFENN